In Flammeovirgaceae bacterium, the sequence GTTGACCCGGCCGAGTTTGTGGCCCTGTACAACACATTCAGAAAAGAACCTGTTTACCGGATTGGCGCAGCGCTTGGCGGAAATTTTTCGCAACCCAATATTTCAGAACTGGTTTACGTAACCGAGTTTACCGGTGACAGCAAGTATAAACGGTCGTTTGCTATTCAGTTTGGCGCAGTGGCCGATGTACCGCTTTCGCTGTTTGGCACCAAAAAGAAGTGGACACTGCACGGTGAACTCCTCTACCAGCAGCGAAAATTTCAAATCAACCAGCAGGAAAGCCGCGGTACTGAGCCGACTACAGGCGTTGAGTTGTTTAATCAGTTACAAGGTGTGGAAACCCAAAACCTGCTGACCCTGCCGGTTATACTACAATACCGCTTTATCAACAACGACAAATTCAACCCGTATGTCGGTCTTGGTATTTCGCCCGAACTGATGCTGAACCGGAAACTCACGGCCGAAAAACTGCGCGATGGCCAGCCCTCCGTACCTGAAAAAAGTGAAGACTTTCAATTCAACGCCATCAACCTGAATGCATTGGTCACAGCCGGGGTTAAATGGCCGTTGCGCCCCGGGGTAATTATACTGGAGTTACGCTATGCCCACGGCCTTACCAACATTACTACTGCCGAACATGCGTATGCCAACGAAGCGCTGGTGTTGGATTACGGCTTTGCCGACTCTATCTTCAAAATGTCATCGCTATCGCTCAGCGTGGGCTATGTGTATGAAGTGTTCATCCCTAAAAAACTGAAACATAAAAAATGAGAGTTTACGCAACCCTATTTGCACTTATTACGCTCACCACCTGCAATAACCTGGAAGACGCTGAACCTTCGGAGCGCGCAACGTTTATGAAGGTGTTCAACGGCATCCAGGGCATTGAGGCTGCGGCTGCCGAACTTACTCCGGACGGTTTTATTGTGGTAGGCAATATGACCATTGCCCGGGACTCGGTGGTTACCGTGGTGTTTAAAACCGACAAACGGGGAAACCGCATCGGCAATATGCACTATTACCAGGGCGGGTCGGGAAACGCCATTAAAGCCTTACCGAATGGCAACGGTTACCTGGTTGTTGGCGAGAAGATTAAAACAGACCCGAACGCCACACCAACCGACAACATTGATATCGTTTCGGCCCGCATGCTGCACATCAGTAACGATTTGGATAGCATCAAAACAATTTACCTGAACGATGGTACTGCCAATACCGTTAAAACAGATTACCGGGCGGTATCGCTTACCGTAACTCCGGCAGGAAAGGTGGTTGTTCTGGGTACCTACCAAACCTCAATTACGGCACCTGAACGGCCGTACCTACAACGATATAATGCCGACCTCTCAACCATAGAGTGGTACGAAGAATTTGCCTCCATCAACCGGAGTTACCGGAACGCCAAGTCCCTACACTTTATAAACGGCAACTACATTTGGGCAAGCGCAGTAGCGCAGGAACAACAAAATTTCGATTTTTCTTATGTTAGTGTACCCTTTGTACAGGAGGGCTCAGTATTTGTTAACTACAGTTTACTCGGAGAAACAACATCTCAATCGTTAAGACCAAATGATATCCAGCCAGCAAAGTCCGTAGCCTTCGGCTATGGCATTACCGGTACCAGGGCAAGCACGAATGGCTCAGGCGCTAATGTCTTCTTTGCGCGAACCGATGCGTCAGGTAATATTATTCCGGCCACGGTAAAGTTTTTTGACGCTATACTTTCGGAGCAAACAGGCGCCATCGGAGAAACAAATTCAGAAATACAGGATTATGGAACTGCTATTACCGGCACCAGCGATGGCACTTTTGTGATAGCCGGCCATTTTGTTACCAACCCGCAAAAAGGAAACGGTGCAAATGATTTGGTGCTGATTAAAACAGATATCAACGGCAACATGCGCTGGATGAAATCTCTGGGCGGCACAGGCAGCGAAACAGTAAGTACCATCTGCGAAACAGAAGACCAGGGTTTGCTGATTTGCGGAACAAACCTAGTGGGGAGCGTACCCTCCATTTTTTTGATTAAAACGGATAAAAACGGTGAACTGAAGAACTGATGAATATGAATACGTACAAGTATCTTTTTCTTAAATTATTATTTTTGTTATTAAGTATATCCTTTTCACCGGCATTCTCACAGGTTTCCGGTGGGTCATTCACAGCTACAACATGTGCCGATGGCGATGTTACGTGGACAAATCCGGGAACAATAAACACCATTTTAATTTTTGCAAAGGCAGGTTCGGCCATTACCGTTGGCACTCCAACGAGTAATGAATCTAGTTATACAGCAAGTACAACATTCGGCAGTGGGACAGTCTATCAAAATGATCCTGAGGCATTTTGTATTTACAAATCATCAACATCAGGCACCTCTGTTTCAATAACCAATCTAACCCCTGGAACGACCTATCATTTTCTTGCATACAATGTAAACGGTACAACATACTCTGCTCCCCATACTTTCAGCGGGGGGCCTACCTCCACTCTGGCTAATGCCTCATCGGTACAAACAATTTCGGATAACAATCAGGTTACCTTAAACTGGACAAATCCAACCTGTTTTGATGAGGTTATGGTTATTGCAAAGCCAACAACAACTATTGCCGGAACACCAACGGGCGATGGAAGTGCATATACTGCAGATGCTGATTTTGGGGGTAGCGGAACGAGTTTTGATGTAACCGGTAAAGTGGTGTATAAAAACAATGGAACTTCTGTTTCTGTAACTGGCCTAACCAATGGAACAACTTACTTTTTTAGAATTTTTACTCGCAAAGGAACTACATGGTCAAATGGTGTTGAAGTCAGTGCGATTCCATTTGCACCAGCATCCGGAGGTTCATTTTCCCAAGCATGTTTAAATACCGGTACTCCAATTTGGACAAATCCAGGTACAGTCGGCACAATTGTAGTCTTTGCAAAATCTGGATCAGCAATTACCGTTGGAACTCCAACAAGTAATATCTCAACGTATACAAATAATGCTGCATTTGGTTCCGGGACGCCTTATCAACACGATGCAAATGCATATTGTATTTATAAAGGAACGGGAACTTCCATTAATATTACAGCACTTAGCCCAGGTACAACTTATCATTTTCTGGTATTTAATGCTAACGGAACGTCCTATTCGCCAGCTCATACATTTAGTGGTAACACGCTTACAACACCCCCAAATGTTACAGGCTTGGCAGGTAGTCCATCCGCTAACTCTGTTTCATTATCATGGACTAACCCAGCATGCTTTGACGAAGTACTGATGGTTGCCAAAACTTCAACAATTTCCGGGACTCCTACCGGAGATGGCTCAGGCTATACGGCCGAATCAGATTTTAGTGGTGCCGGAACAATCTTTGATACGTCAGGAAAAGTGGTTTACAAGGGCTCTGGTAATTCCGTAAATGTTACAGGCCTTTCAATCAGCACTACATACTTTTTTAAGGTCTTTACTCGGAAAGGAACCACTTGGTCAGCCGGGATTGAAATCAGTACAACTACCATTTGTACGCCTACCAATGCAACAGGCTTGACCATCAGTGACACAAATACAACCGGTACTATTGGCTGGACCAACCCCGCCTGTCTTGATGAAGTAATGATAGTAGTTAAACAGGGTTCAGCTGTAACAGGTACACCCACTGGAGATGGCACAGCATATACTGCAAATTTGGACTTTACCAGTGGTTCAAGTTCTGTTTTTGACGGGGGCAAGGTGGTTTACAAAGGAAGTACAAGCACACAAACAGTAACAAACCTGACAGCAGGTAATGTATATTACTTTACGATATTTACCCGGAAAGGAACCTTGTGGTCATCCGGTATTTCAATCAGTACAGCAACTGGTCCCCCATTGGTAACTGGATTTAATCCAGTTGATAATTCAACAGGTATTCCGACCGACCAAGTTTTCACAATTACGTTTAATGAAGATGTGTTTATTTCATCGGCTGCATTTACAGGATCAAATAACCTAATTGAATTTGATAAATCCGGATCAGGCGACCTTGTCGTTAACCGGGATGGGTCAGGTCCCGATGGCTCAATAAGTATTGTTGGCAATGTGGCTACAATAACCCTCTCCACACAACTTGAAGTAAACACAGCTTATAATATACTTATTGGAAACAGGGTTTTCAGAGACGGTTCAACAAATCATTATACCGGAACAACTGCAGGGAACTGGAATTTCACAACAACATCCGGTGTAACAATTACAGCGCCTGTAGTAGGTACATGCCTTGGACAATTTTCAACATTAGGAGACATTGTAATTGCTGAGGTAAATAACAACAACCTCCAGGGTACAAATAGTGGAACCTTAACATTGGTACTAGGATTCGATAAAACTGGTTACGTGTTCAATCCTAGTGTTTCCGGTGTAACTGCTACCTTTAGTCCAGGTGGTGACATCCAGGCAATAACAGTTACATCCATTACCTTTACACAGGCTACTTTTTCCATTCAATTTGATGCATCTGCCCGAAATGAAACGGATATAATAACTATTTCAGGACTAAAGGTTTCGCGTGACGGATCAATGGCTCCACCGGCCATCGTTGTTGTTAAACCAACCTCTACCCTGAGCATCCAGGGCATCTCACCGGATATAACCACGTTAGCAACAATTAATGGCGGCACTGCACCATCTGCACCAACAGTTGTTTACCCTGCCGGAGATAATTCCTATTGTGTGAACGATAATTTCTCAAGCATCTCAATATCAGCTACCGATCCAGACCCTGCCCCTGAAACGTTCAATTGGTATAATGACGCAGCACTGACTTCAGTCAATGCTATTAACGCAAGCTCAAGAACGGTTGCGCAATTAATAGGTGCCAGTCCATCACCAGGTACCTATATACGATACGTT encodes:
- a CDS encoding PorT family protein: MNRLYPVIVLLSVAFPALAQDCVQTLRLARATYEQGRLHEIEGQLAKCLEPSGFGKDQKQERVEAYKLLCLSYIYLEEPDKADEAMLNMKKTDPYYEPNEAVDPAEFVALYNTFRKEPVYRIGAALGGNFSQPNISELVYVTEFTGDSKYKRSFAIQFGAVADVPLSLFGTKKKWTLHGELLYQQRKFQINQQESRGTEPTTGVELFNQLQGVETQNLLTLPVILQYRFINNDKFNPYVGLGISPELMLNRKLTAEKLRDGQPSVPEKSEDFQFNAINLNALVTAGVKWPLRPGVIILELRYAHGLTNITTAEHAYANEALVLDYGFADSIFKMSSLSLSVGYVYEVFIPKKLKHKK